TGAAGTACCCTATCGACTCTTTGATGTGGGAGGGGGTACTTCTGAGGTGGGGGTACCCACTTCGGAGGTGGGGTAGGGTACTTCAGAGGTCACCCTACCTACTTCTAAGATGACTCGTCTTGTCTTTGAGCCGAACGAATTCGCCTCGGAACCGAACTGACTCGTCTTTTTACCGAACGAGTTCATGTTTTTGGCGAACTAGTTCATGTTTTTGGTGAGTGATTTCATGTTTTTGCTGAACTCAGTCGTCTTTGAACTGAAATGGTTGAGTGTTGAGGTGGGGTTGAGTAGATAGAGATGAACCCGATATACTTTCAGAAATTGTAAATGGCTCGTAGCACATATCATAATCATCTAATTTGAATTGATTAATTTGGAGGGACTATAAGCAAAGACTAAATCTACAATCCATGCAGACATTCAAATCGTTTCTACTAGTTCTGGTGTTTTTATCCCTCCATTTGCATCAGGGCATTTACGCTCAATCATCTTCTGATCCAGTTTCTATTGAAGTGGATTTTTCCAAAAAAGTGGGGAAAATGGATCCGATCTGGGCCTGGTGGGGATATGACGAACCCAACTATACCTACATGAAGGACGGTCAGAAACTCCTGACCGAAATGTCCCAATTGAGCCCGGTTCCAGTTTTTGTCAGAGCACATAGTTTGCTGGTGACGGGGGAAGGAACCCATGGGCTCAAATGGGGATCGACCAATGTCTATACCGAAGATAAAAAGGGAAACCCTATCTATGACTGGACGATTGTGGACCGGATATTTGACACCTATATAGAGCGAGGCATGAAGCCTTTTGCTCAGATAGGTTTCATGCCGCAGGCTTTGTCTTCCAAACCTGAACCCTACCGCCACTATTGGAAACCGGGGGCAGCCTATGAGGATATTTATACCGGGTGGGCCTACCCTCCGAATGATTATGAAAAATGGGCCGAACTGGTGTATCAATGGGTGACACACTGTGTAGAAAGATACGGTAAAGAAGAAGTGGAGAGCTGGTACTGGGAGCTGTGGAACGAACCAAACATTGGATACTGGCAGGGCACAGTCGAGGAGTATATCAAGCTCTACGACTACTCAGCAGATGCCGTCAAACGCGCCTTGCCAACAGCCAAAATGGGTGGGCCAGAAACCACTGGGCCTAATTGGGACAAGGCCGAGGTATACCTGCGTACTTTTTTGGATCATGTGGTTTCGGGTAAGAACTATGCGACAGGTGAGACCGGAGCGCCTCTGGATTTTATCACCTTTCATGCCAAGGGAAGTCCTAAGATAGTCGATGGCATGGTGCAGATGGACATGGGTGCGCAGCTGAGAGACATCAGTAAGGGATTTGAGGTAGTCGCTTCTTATCCTAGCCTCAAAGACCTACCTATCATCATAGGGGAGTCGGATCCAGAAGGCTGTGCGGCGTGCTCGGAGGCGGACTATCCGCACAACGCGTATCGCAATGGCACGATGTACGCGAGCTACACGGCAGCTTCTTTTGCCCGAAAGTATCAATTGGCAGACCACCATGGTGTCAACCTTTTAGGGGCAGTTACCTGGGGATTCGAATTTGAAGATCAACCCTAGTATGCCGGGTTTAGGGACATGGCGACCAATGGCGTGGACAAGCCAGTGCTCAATGTCTTTAGGATGTTTGGGATGATGCAGGGCGATCGAGTGGCTATCAACCAGGAGGTGCTGAGCTATAACTACACCGACATTCGGGACAACAGCGTCCGTGGTGATCAACCGGATGTCAATGCCCAGGCCTCCATCCATACCAATAGTGCGGCTGTCATGGTCTGGAACTACCATGACAACAATGATCTGGAAGTACCTGATGCGCCTGTCAATATTTCGCTACAGGGACTACCCGCTGATAAGGTTCTCTTGACACATTTCAGAATCGATCAGGAGCACAGCAACTCCTATACCCTCTGGAAGCAAATGGGCAGTCCTCAGAACCCGACCCAGGAGCAAATCAAGCAGCTGGAAGAGGCCGGTCAACTAGACCTGTTCTCCTCTCCACAATGGATTAAAACTGATAACGGAAAATTGAATCTTAAGATGGATCTCCCTCGTCAGGGGATTTCCTTGCTGAAATTGGATTGGGAATAGAAGATGAGTGTTTTTTTGGGATGACTGAATTAAAAGGCGGGTGAGCAACTATATGAAAAAGCTAGTTCTTCTAGCAATGACACTTGTGTTGATGCACTGCGAAGGGAAGAAAACCAGGGAATCTTCTTCTCAACAAAATGAAATCGTAGAAGTAGTTGAAGCTCCAAAGGCACTTGAAGTAGGTGATCAGGCCATTGATTTCAAGCTGATTAATCTTGATGGAGATTCAATAGCCTTATCTGATTTCAGAGGCAAATATGTACTGCTCAACTTTTGGAAAGCAGACTGCGGGGCATGTCGAACCAAACATCCTTATATGTTGGATGTGTATCAGGAATACAAGGATAAAGGCTTTGAGGTTGTGGGAGTAACCATGGATCAATTTAGATCTCGTTGGAGCGCTGCAGTTAGCGAAGATTCTATCACCTGGACGACTGTTAGTGACCTACAGGGGATTTATGCAGCAGTTCCACGGGCATACGGAGTGAATTATATTCCCAGAAATTTTTTGATCGATCCGGAGGGGGTGATTCTGCTTGATGATCTGTCTAGTTTTGATTTAGAGACACATCTTAAGGAATTAATTGGTGGATGACTTACTACCTTCGATGAATTGTATTTTATAAAAAAAGGAAGATCGTATTTTAAATACCTATGTCCTGGAATGGCACCTTTATAAAAAGCATTAGAATCAACCCCATCTTTTTTTAAGTACTCGTTTTCGGCTTTCTGTAGCCTTTAATCGGCGAATAGCAGGTTTAGACACGGATTCTACATTGCGTTTGAAACCTCCTCAAATAAGCTTTGTAGCCTGTTTTACGATTAATTGAACGAGACGAGTTATGAGAATTTTCGAAATTATTATTCTATTGACAGTGACTGTTTTGCCCTTTGTCAAACGACGATTGTTGTGGCGCATCCCGTCCAATTATGTGCTTATTTTTTTAGGAATCATAATGTCCCTTCACTTGCTACTAGAAGGTTGGCGCTGGCAGATGTTTCCGGCCTATTTATTATTCATTCTATTGGTCTGGAGGATTCAGGCGGTTGATGCATCCAATACAGTTCGATTGACTTTTCTACGGATACTGGGTTTTGTCGGGCTTATTTTGGTGGCCTTTATAGCCTGGTTGTTACCGAGTGTTTTACCGGTGTTCCACTTGCCAGAACCGCGTGGTGCCTATGCGGTAGGAACAGAATCTGTCTATGTACAGACAGACCGAGACGAAATCATCACCCAGGATCCAAATGATAAAAGGGAGCTTATGTATAAGATTTGGTATCCGAGTCAGGCCGATGTGTCTTCTCTGGATGGGGATGACTACATCGATCAGGCGAGTCGAGAAGGCTTTGCGACCAAGTACGGCTTGCCGCCTTCAGCGCTCAACTATCTGGATAGAGTAGAGACCTATGTTCACCCTGGTATCCCTGTGGCTGACGGTAACTTCCCCGTATTGATTTTTTCTCATGGCTATGGATCAAAGGCGACTGGCTACTATGCCCTTTTAACCGAAATAGCCAGCCAGGGTTATGTGATCATCAATATGAATCACACTTATGAAAGCCTGGGGACTACATTTCCTGATGGAAGAAAGAAGTACTTTGACTATGATTTTCAAAGAGAAATCTCGGCCAATGGAATGGATGCCATGTATCCTCTCATCGATGCCTTCAAAAATGGCTTGTCTTATGAGGAACGTCATCCCATTGTAAAGAAGGCAGTAAAGGAGTTTTACGAAAGCCAATCGGTGGATCGATGGGCAGAGGATATGATCTATACGATTGATCTCCTGGAACAGTGGAATTCTGGCGGGACGCTCAAGGGGCATCTCGATCTAAACAGTATAGGAGTGTTGGGTCACTCCAATGGAGGAGGAGCCGCAGGTAAAGTGCCATTGCTGGACAATCGTGTCAAGGCTGCTGCCAATATCGATGGGATTACCTGGGGCAATCTGATTGACACGACCTATCAACTGCCCTTCTTGTATGTGTCGGCAGACTGGCCAGCAGAGCATGAGGATGTCAATTCTCACATCTATAACAATAAAAGTACGGATTACTTTTACGAGACCAAATTGCTGAAATCCGGTCATCCTAACTTTATGGATATTCCTTTTATGATCCCAGTCAAGTCACTGGCAGGAACGGGAGAGATCGACCCCTATCGAGGGATGGAGATCGTAACCCGTTTGGTTACTTCCTTTTTTGATAAGCACCTGAAGGGTGATCAGGGAGCAAATCCTGAGAGTATAGGAGAACAGTTCGAAGAATTGGAAATGAAAGTTTACAAGGGAGATTCCATTCAGTAGCTTTTTGGTTATAGTTTAATCATTTCAGCGCCGTTCGACCTGATGAGTCGGATGGCGTTTTTTTGTATTGCCGAAGGTTTCTTGTTATTATTGATATACAGGATGTTGTCATGCAGCTTCATCCTTGTACAGCATTCTTGAGAAAAATGATACAGAGGCGCAGTTTAGGCTGTAGTCCTGAGCAAAAATGAATGTGAAACCTACTAATACTAAATGATGAAAAGACCAATGCTAACCTTATTATCGCTTGTTTGGCTACTATCCTGTGGCATGGAAAAACAAGA
This is a stretch of genomic DNA from Reichenbachiella ulvae. It encodes these proteins:
- a CDS encoding peroxiredoxin family protein codes for the protein MKKLVLLAMTLVLMHCEGKKTRESSSQQNEIVEVVEAPKALEVGDQAIDFKLINLDGDSIALSDFRGKYVLLNFWKADCGACRTKHPYMLDVYQEYKDKGFEVVGVTMDQFRSRWSAAVSEDSITWTTVSDLQGIYAAVPRAYGVNYIPRNFLIDPEGVILLDDLSSFDLETHLKELIGG
- a CDS encoding alpha/beta hydrolase family protein, with the translated sequence MRIFEIIILLTVTVLPFVKRRLLWRIPSNYVLIFLGIIMSLHLLLEGWRWQMFPAYLLFILLVWRIQAVDASNTVRLTFLRILGFVGLILVAFIAWLLPSVLPVFHLPEPRGAYAVGTESVYVQTDRDEIITQDPNDKRELMYKIWYPSQADVSSLDGDDYIDQASREGFATKYGLPPSALNYLDRVETYVHPGIPVADGNFPVLIFSHGYGSKATGYYALLTEIASQGYVIINMNHTYESLGTTFPDGRKKYFDYDFQREISANGMDAMYPLIDAFKNGLSYEERHPIVKKAVKEFYESQSVDRWAEDMIYTIDLLEQWNSGGTLKGHLDLNSIGVLGHSNGGGAAGKVPLLDNRVKAAANIDGITWGNLIDTTYQLPFLYVSADWPAEHEDVNSHIYNNKSTDYFYETKLLKSGHPNFMDIPFMIPVKSLAGTGEIDPYRGMEIVTRLVTSFFDKHLKGDQGANPESIGEQFEELEMKVYKGDSIQ